The genomic region ACCGGGGCGGCGCGCGGCGTCGGGGAGCTGCTGGCCCGCAAGCTCTCCGCACGCGGGGTGAGGGTGGCGCTGGTCGGGCTCGAACCGGACGCGCTCAAGGAGGTCTCCGGGCGGCTGCACAGCGACAGCGACCACTGGCACGCCGACGTCACCGACCACGAGGTGATGGCCCGGGTCGCGCAGGAGGTCAGGGAGCGCTTCGGCCGGGTCGACATCGTCGTCGCCAACGCCGGTGTGGCCACGGGTGGTCCGTTCGTCGACTCCGACCCGGAGTCCTGGCGGCGGGTGATCGAGGTCAACCTGGTCGGCTCGGCGGTGACCGCCCGCGCCTTCCTGCCGCTGCTGCTGGAGAGCCGGGGCTATCTGCTCCAGATCGCGTCCCTCGCGGCGATCACCCCGGCGCCGATGATGACCGCGTACTGTGCGTCCAAGTCCGGCGTGGAGGCGTACGCGCACAGCCTGCGCGCCGAGGTCGGGCACCGGGGCGTGAAGGTCGGCGTCGGGTATCTGTCGTGGACCGACACCGACATGGTGCGCGGGGCCGACCAGGACGACGTCATGCGGGAGTTGAGGCAGCGGCTGCCCTGGCCGTCCAACAAGACGTATCCGCTGGGCCCGGCGGTGGACCGGCTCGTGGCCGGGATCGAGCGGCGTGCCGGTCATGTCTACGGGCAGTGGTGGCTGCGCGGGATGCAGGGCGTGCGCGGATATCTGCCCGGGGTCATCGGGACGGTGGGCCAGCGCGAGATGCGGCGGTTCGCGGACCGGCTGACCGGCATGCGCACGGGCCTCGTCGGGGCGGGCGGAGCAGCCGATGAACAACAGAGGGCTACGCTCCGTAAGTGATCGACATGCGCAGCGTCACGGCACGTGTGAATCTGGTCGAGCCAGATCCCCTCACCCCCAACGGGAGTGAACCCACATGGGTATGAAGGACCAGTTCCAGGAGAAGTCCGAGCAGTGGCAGAACCAGGCCCGCCAGAAGGCGGACCAGGCTCGCGAGCAGGCGCAGGGCCGCGGTCGCCGGCGTGACGAGGACATGGACCCCTCGCAGCCCTCGCAGCGCGAGCGTGAGCGGGAGCGCGAGCAGGAGGAACGCTTCGACCAGGACTACGACGCCTGACGTCGCGTGCTGAAGGGAAGGGGCGCCTCGCGCGGGGCGCCCCTTCCTCACGTCCTGGGCTCTCTCACGGCCTGGGCGGCAGCTTCGGACGGGAGCGGTCCGGTACGTCGCTGTAGGTCGGCG from Streptomyces chartreusis NRRL 3882 harbors:
- a CDS encoding SDR family oxidoreductase, whose amino-acid sequence is MSRVSLEGKVAVVTGAARGVGELLARKLSARGVRVALVGLEPDALKEVSGRLHSDSDHWHADVTDHEVMARVAQEVRERFGRVDIVVANAGVATGGPFVDSDPESWRRVIEVNLVGSAVTARAFLPLLLESRGYLLQIASLAAITPAPMMTAYCASKSGVEAYAHSLRAEVGHRGVKVGVGYLSWTDTDMVRGADQDDVMRELRQRLPWPSNKTYPLGPAVDRLVAGIERRAGHVYGQWWLRGMQGVRGYLPGVIGTVGQREMRRFADRLTGMRTGLVGAGGAADEQQRATLRK